In Octopus bimaculoides isolate UCB-OBI-ISO-001 chromosome 28, ASM119413v2, whole genome shotgun sequence, the following are encoded in one genomic region:
- the LOC106874811 gene encoding zinc finger protein 658B produces MEKSEKSIQLISPEPMTKEMISYNCDICTKSFFQKSDLLMHKRIHTEEKLYDCDICGKSFSCSSKLSTHNRSHTGEKPYHCDICGKSFSRSSNVTAHKRTHTGERPYHCDVCGKSFPQRNHVTAHKRIHAGEKPYHCDICGKSFSQRIHLSTHIRSHTGEKPYNCDVCGKSFFANNALTKHMYIHTGGKLYQSDICGKRFSIKRSLTSHKRIHTGEKPYHCDICGKSFTSNSYLNVHRRIHTGETPYHCDICGKACSNNSALATHKRIHTGEKPYHCDICGKSFSQNTHLSTHKSIHTGEKAYHCDICGKSFSQSIHLSTHIRIHTGEKPYHCDVCGKSFSESNTLTKHRRIHTGEKPYHCDICGKRFSIKSSLTSHHLTHTGEKPYQCDICGKPCSNNSALATHKRIHTGEKPYHCDVCGKSFSDSSALTAHNRIHTREKPYHCDICGKPYSNNSALTSHRRTHTGEKPCHCNICSESFSHNSSLIMHKRIHPGAKPYHCDICGESFSHNSILTTHKRIHTGEKPYHCDICGESFSQNSTLTTHKRIHTGEKPYHCDICGKSYSQSSKLTKHKNIHTTEKGN; encoded by the coding sequence atggaaaagagtgagaaaagtaTACAATTGATTTCCCCTGAACCCATGACAAAAGAGATGATATCATACAATTGTGATATCTGTACAAAGTCGTTCTTTCAAAAAAGTGACCTACTtatgcacaaacgtattcacacagaaGAGAAACTATatgattgtgatatctgtggtaaatcattctcttgcaGTAGTAAGTTATCTACACACAATCGttctcacacaggagagaaaccatatcattgtgatatctgtggtaaatcattttctcgaaGTAGTAATGTTACTgcgcacaaacgtactcatacaggagagcgaccatatcactgtgatgtctgtggtaaatcatttcctCAAAGAAATCACGTCactgcacacaaacgtattcatgcaggagagaaaccatatcactgtgatatctgtggtaaatcattctctcagagaaTTCACTTATCTACACATATAcgtagtcatacaggagagaaaccatataattgtgatgtctgtggtaaatcattctttgcAAATAATGCCTTAAcaaaacacatgtatattcatacaggagggAAGCTATATCAaagtgatatttgtggtaaacgATTCTCTATCAAAAGATCCTTAACatcacacaaacgtattcatacaggagagaaaccatatcattgtgatatttgtggtaaatcattcactagTAATAGTTACTTAAAtgtacacagacgtattcatacaggagagacaccatatcattgtgatatttgtggtaaagcatGCTCTAATAATAGTGCCTTAgcaacacacaaacgtattcatacaggagagaaaccatatcattgtgatatctgtggtaaatcattctcacaaaatactcacttatctacacacaaaagtattcatactggagagaaagcatatcattgtgatatctgtggtaagtcattctctcaaagtattcacttatctacacatatacgtattcatacaggagagaaaccatatcattgtgatgtctgtggtaaatcattctctgaaagtaatacattaacaaaacacagacgtattcatacaggagagaagccatatcactgtgatatttgcgGTAAACGATTCTCTATTAAAAGTTCCTTAACATCACACCATcttactcatacaggagagaaaccatatcaatgtgatatttgtggtaaaccATGCTCTAATAATAGTGCCTTAgcaacacacaaacgtattcatacaggagagaaaccatatcattgtgatgtctgtggtaaatcattctctgacagTAGTGCTTTAACTGCACACAATCgtattcatacaagagagaaaccatatcattgtgatatttgtggtaaaccATACTCAAATAATAGTGCCTTAACATCACACagacgtactcatacaggagagaaaccatgtCACTGTAACATCTGCAGTGAATCATTCTCTCATAATAGTTCTTTAATTATGCATAAACGTATTCATCCAGGTgcaaagccatatcactgtgatatctgcggtgAATCTTTCTCTCATAATAGTATCTTAACTAcgcataaacgtattcacacaggagagaagccatatcactgtgatatctgcggtgAATCTTTCTCTCAAAATAGTACACTAActacacataaacgtattcatacaggagagaaaccatatcattgtgatatctgtggtaagtcctACTCTCAAAGTAGTAagttaacaaaacacaaaaatattcataCTACGGAGAAAGGAAACTAA
- the LOC128251102 gene encoding zinc finger protein 239-like, whose product MEGSEKSIQLISPEPMEKEMISYDCDICTKSFLKKSDLLMHKRIHKGEKLYDCDVCGKSFSCSSKLSRHKRSHTGEKPYHCDICGKSFSCSSGLTVHKRVHTGERPYHCDICGKSFSQSIHLAGHKRIHTGERPY is encoded by the coding sequence ATGGAAGGGAGTGAGAAAAGCATACAATTGATTTCCCCTGAACCCATGGAAAAAGAGATGATATCATATGATTGTGATATCTGTACAAAGTCCTTCCTTAAAAAAAGTGACCTACTtatgcacaaacgtattcacaaaGGAGAGAAACTATATGATTGTGacgtttgtggtaaatcattctcttgcaGTAGTAAGTTATCTAGACACAAACGttctcatacaggagagaagccatatcattgtgatatctgtggtaaatcattctcttgtaGTAGTGGGCTTACTGtgcacaaacgtgttcatacaggagagagaccatatcactgtgatatctgtggtaaatcattctctcaaagtattcACTTAGCtggacacaaacgtattcatacaggagagagaccatat
- the LOC128246992 gene encoding zinc finger protein 62 homolog has protein sequence MTKEMGSFECDICTKFFLQKGDLLKHKRIHKGEKLYHCDICGKSFSCSSGLTVHKRVHTGEKPYHCDICGKSFSRNSQVTAHKRTHTGERPYNCDICGKSFSQNTTLKKHKNIHTGEKPYHCDICGKSFSCSSKLSTHKSVHIGEKPYHCDICGKSFSRSSNVTAHKRTHTGERPFHCDVCGKSFPQRNHVTAHKRIHGGEKPYHCDICGKSFSSNGYLNVHRRIHTGETPYHCDICGKPCSYDSALARHQRIHTGEKPYHCDICGKSFSQNTHLSKHKSIHTGEKLYYCDICGKSFSGSSNVTAHKCTHTGERPLNCDVCGKSFSCSFHLSTHIRSHTGEKPYHCDICGKSFSQNTHLSKHKSIHTGGKLYHCDICGKSFSSTGYLNVHRCIHTGETPYPCDICGKSFCSNSYLTVHKRIHTGEKPYHCDICGKSFSQNTHLSKHKGIHTGEKLYHCDICDKSFSSNGYLNVHRRIHTGETPYHCDICGKACSNNSALATHKRIHTGEKPYHCDICGKSFSQIPHLSTHKNIHIGEKPYHCDICGKSFSRSSYVTAHKRTHTGERPYNCDICGKSFSQNTHLSTHKSIHRGEKPYRCDICGKSFSDCSNLCAHKRIHTGKKPYCNIMESDDIAEDVVGGVMTSPSLKTHPEMSLL, from the coding sequence ATGACAAAAGAGATGGGATCATTCGAATGTGATATCTGTACAAAGTTCTTCCTTCAAAAAGGTGACCTACttaagcacaaacgtattcacaaaGGAGAGAAactatatcattgtgatatctgtggtaaatcattctcttgtaGTAGTGGCCTTACTGtgcacaaacgtgttcatacaggagagaaaccatatcattgtgatatctgtggtaaatctttctctcgaaATAGTCAAGTTACTgcgcacaaacgtactcatacaggagagagaccatataactgtgatatctgtggtaaatcattctctcaaaatactaccttaaagaaacacaaaaatattcatacaggtgagaaaccatatcactgtgatatttgtggtaaatcattctcttgcaGTAGTAAGTTATCTACACACAAAAGTGTTCATataggagagaaaccatatcattgtgatatctgtggtaaatcattttctcgaaGTAGTAATGTTActgcacacaaacgtactcatacaggagagagaccatttcactgtgatgtctgtggtaaatcatttcctCAAAGAAATCATGTAactgcacacaaacgtattcatggaggagagaaaccatatcattgtgatatctgtggtaaatctttctctagtAATGGTTACTTAAAtgtacacagacgtattcatacaggagagacaccatatcattgtgatatttgtggtaaaccATGCTCTTATGATAGTGCCTTAGCAAGACaccaacgtattcatacaggagagaaaccatatcattgtgatatctgtggtaaatcattctcacaaaatACTCATTTATCTAAACACaaaagtattcatacaggagagaaactatattattgtgatatctgtggtaaatcattttctggaagTAGTAATGTTACTGCACACAAatgtactcatacaggagagagaccattaaattgtgatgtatgtggtaaatcattctcttgtaGTTTTcatttatctacacatatacgtagtcatacaggagagaaaccataccattgtgatatctgtggtaaatcattctcacaaaatACTCACTTATCTAAACACaaaagtattcatacaggagggaagctatatcattgtgatatctgtggtaaatcattctctagtaCTGGTTACTTAAATGTACACagatgtattcatacaggagagacaccatatccttgtgatatttgtggtaaatcattctgtaGTAATAGTTACTTAactgtacacaaacgtattcatacaggagagaaaccgtatcattgtgatatctgtggtaaatcattctcacaaaatACTCACTTATCTAAACACAAaggtattcatacaggagagaaactatatcattgtgatatctgtgataaatcattctctagtAATGGTTACTTAAAtgtacacagacgtattcatacaggagagacaccatatcattgtgatatttgtggtaaagcatGCTCTAATAATAGTGCCTTAgcaacacacaaacgtattcatacaggagagaaaccatatcattgtgatatctgtggtaaatcattttcacaAATTCCTCACTTgtctacacacaaaaatattcatataggagagaaaccatatcattgtgatatctgtggtaaatcattttctcgaaGTAGTTATGTTActgcacacaaacgtactcatacaggcgAGAGACCatataactgtgatatctgtggtaaatcattctcacaaaatACTCACTTATCTACACACAAAAGTATTCATagaggtgagaaaccatatcgttgtgatatttgtggtaaatcattctctgattgTAGTAATTTATgtgcacacaaacgtattcatacaggaaagaAACCTTACTGTAATATCATGGAGTCTGACGACATAGCTGAAGATGTAGTGGGTGGGGTGATGACATCACCTTCACTGAAGACACACCCAGAGATGAGCCTGCTCTAG
- the LOC128246990 gene encoding putative zinc finger protein 66, producing YTHTGKKPFRCDICGKSFTTNSYLNVHGCIHTGKKPYHCGICGKPCSNKSYLTVHRRIHTGETPYHCDICGKSCSNNSALTSHRRIHSGEKPYHCDICGKSCSNNSALTSHRRIHTGEKPYHCDICSESFSHNYHLTTHKRIHTGEKPYHCDICGKSFSVSSTLTTHKRIHTGEKPYHCDICGESFSHNCTLTTHKRIHTGEKPYHCDICGKLFSDNSVLTKHKRIHTGEKPYHCDICGESFSCSNTLTIHKRIHTGETPYHCDICGESFSQNSTLTIHKRIHTGE from the coding sequence TATACTCATACAGGAAAGAAGCCGTTtcgttgtgatatttgtggtaaatcattcactacTAATAGTTACTTAAATGTACACGGatgtattcatacaggaaagaagccatatcattgtggtaTTTGTGGTAAACCATGCTCCAATAAGAGTTACTTAACtgtacacagacgtattcatacaggagagacaccatatcattgtgatatttgtggtaaatcatgcTCTAATAATAGTGCCTTAACATCACACAGACGTATTCATtcgggagagaaaccatatcattgtgatatttgtggtaaatcatgcTCTAATAATAGTGCCTTAACAtcacacagacgtattcatacaggagagaaaccatatcattgtgatatctgcagCGAATCATTCTCTCATAATTATCACTTAACTacgcataaacgtattcatacgggagagaaaccatatcactgtgatatctgcggtaaatcattctctgttagTAGCACCTTGACTacgcataaacgtattcatacaggagagaagccatatcactgcgaTATCTGCGGTGAATCATTCTCTCATAATTGTACCTTAACTacgcataaacgtattcatacaggagagaaaccatatcactgtgatatctgtggtaaattattttcTGATAATAGTGTATTAActaagcacaaacgtattcatacaggagagaaaccatatcattgtgatatctgtggtgaatcattctcttGTAGTAATACCCTAactatacataaacgtattcatacaggagagactccatatcattgtgatatctgtggtgaatcttTCTCTCAAAATAGTACCCTAactatacataaacgtattcatacaggagaatag